A stretch of the Lolium perenne isolate Kyuss_39 chromosome 3, Kyuss_2.0, whole genome shotgun sequence genome encodes the following:
- the LOC127339443 gene encoding BTB/POZ and MATH domain-containing protein 3-like: MSASTIFAARARGYHLLTVDGYSCTKDLPTGKSLQSHQFTVGGHRWHINYYPNGEESESADYISIFLFLDEDANTEVKAQHSFRLVDKVEEQAPSLTSVVAKNFAGKSGWGTAKFIKREAFEKSKYLSVDSFAIRCDIVVIDEFRTEMAKTSGTKFVTVPPSDLNQHLGDLLNTKKGADVVFEVGDEKFPAHRWLLAARSPVFSAELFGSMKEGDAAGVVHITDMQPQVFKALLRFVYTDSLPETKTEEDEEDVMCQHLLVAADRYNMERLKLICEEKLCEYIDVGSVATILALAEQHHCVGLKKACFDFLSCPANRSAVVATEGFQHVYRSCPSVVMELIAMPSRPLAQ; this comes from the coding sequence ATGTCCGCCTCCACCATCTTCGCTGCCAGGGCGAGAGGGTACCACCTTCTCACGGTCGACGGTTACTCCTGCACCAAGGATCTCCCCACAGGAAAGTCCCTCCAATCGCACCAGTTCACCGTCGGCGGCCATCGTTGGCACATCAATTACTACCCAAACGGCGAAGAATCAGAATCTGCAGATTACATATCTATTTTCCTCTTTCTCGACGAGGATGCCAACACAGAGGTGAAGGCTCAGCATAGTTTCCGTCTCGTCGACAAGGTGGAGGAGCAAGCACCTTCTCTGACGTCGGTAGTTGCCAAGAACTTTGCAGGCAAGAGCGGCTGGGGGACTGCaaagttcatcaaaagggaaGCCTTTGAGAAGTCCAAGTATCTCAGCGTAGACTCTTTCGCTATCAGGTGTGACATCGTAGTCATCGATGAGTTCCGCACCGAAATGGCCAAGACCTCTGGTACAAAGTTTGTCACCGTGCCCCCATCCGACCTGAACCAGCACCTCGGTGATCTCCTCAACACCAAGAAGGGAGCCGATGTAGTGTTTGAGGTCGGCGATGAGAAGTTCCCTGCGCACCGGTGGCTGCTCGCGGCCCGATCGCCAGTCTTCAGCGCGGAGCTTTTTGGCTCAATGAAGGAGGGTGATGCTGCGGGTGTTGTACACATAACTGACATGCAGCCACAAGTGTTCAAAGCTTTGCTTCGTTTCGTCTACACTGACTCGTTACCAGAGACCAAAACAGAAGAGGACGAGGAAGATGTCATGTGCCAACATCTGCTTGTCGCGGCAGATAGGTATAACATGGAGAGGCTGAAGCTTATCTGTGAGGAAAAATTATGCGAGTACATCGATGTAGGCAGCGTTGCTACCATCCTGGCACTTGCTGAGCAGCACCATTGTGTTGGGCTGAAGAAGGCATGCTTTGATTTTCTCAGCTGCCCGGCAAATCGGAGCGCAGTCGTGGCCACTGAGGGCTTCCAGCATGTCTATAGGAGTTGTCCTTCTGTTGTGATGGAGCTGATTGCCATGCCCTCGAGACCTTTAGCCCAGTGA